ACCGCGACACTTATTGTTTAATAGACAGACTGCTATCTTCATGACATATAAACAACGTCATAAGATTTGCTTCATAGTTTGGACAAATTGGAATTGATATTCATCGCTATACTTCAAACGTTCAAAAAAGATTTAGACACATTAAAGAAAGTTTCAAAATCATGCTTTTAAGCAAAACTATTTATCAATGGCACCAAGAACACGTTTCATAAATAAATTTAACGCGTCTTTTTTAGAATGACCTTCTTTAATTAATTTATCAACCTCTACCGCTCCATAAAGGTTTGAAATCAATTCACCAAGAACGTCTAGTTCCTCATCTTTTAAAGGAGCCTCTGTTAATGCTTCCAGTGTCTCTATGGTCTCTAAGACGTAGTCTACATCATTTTGCTCGATGAATTCTGTTAAATGCTTAATTACTGGAAGTTTCATTGAATAATTCTACTAATGCGTCCAACTTATTTGTTTGTACTTGATTAACCAATTTACCATTCTTAAAGGCAGCAAAAGTTGGTAAATTATTCACGTTTGCTAATTTGCGAGATTCAGGAAATTTTTCTGCATCAGCGATTACAAAAGGCACACTTTCATTTTCGCCTGCTAACTTTTTGAATTTTGGTTTCATTATTTTGCAATTACCACACCAGGTAGCGGAATATTGAACCATAACAATATCGTTGCTATTTACAATTTCTTGTAAATTATCGTTTTCTAATTCTTGTAACATGATTTTATTATTAAGGTGATTGATTGAAGTCAACAGGAATCAGGAGCGACTCCTGTTGACGAGACTTTTCGTCTTCGTATTTTGTTAGTGTTTCGCTAAATAGTCAGCTACACCTTTTCTATCTGCGTTCATGGCATCTTTACCTTCTTCCCAATTTGCAGGACAAACTTCACCGAATTTTTGTACGTGTGCATAGGCATCGATCAGACGTAAATATTCTTTAACGTTACGACCTAAAGGCATATCG
The genomic region above belongs to Sphingobacterium zeae and contains:
- a CDS encoding DUF6952 family protein, whose amino-acid sequence is MKLPVIKHLTEFIEQNDVDYVLETIETLEALTEAPLKDEELDVLGELISNLYGAVEVDKLIKEGHSKKDALNLFMKRVLGAIDK
- a CDS encoding thioredoxin family protein; this translates as MLQELENDNLQEIVNSNDIVMVQYSATWCGNCKIMKPKFKKLAGENESVPFVIADAEKFPESRKLANVNNLPTFAAFKNGKLVNQVQTNKLDALVELFNETSSN